The Bacteroidota bacterium genome includes a region encoding these proteins:
- a CDS encoding ABC transporter ATP-binding protein, which produces MTENAIDIRGLTKKFDNIIAVNDFNLTIRQGEMFGLVGPDGAGKTTLFRMLTGILLPTSGEAELLGFDLIKQTKEINKEIGYLSQRFSLYGDLTIDENIEFFAEINGVENYKKRREELLEFTRLTPFRKRLADQLSGGMKQKLALACTLIHKPKIIFLDEPTTGVDPVSRRDFWKILSSLLESNITIVMSTPYLDEAERCGRVALMNQGKVMVVDTPPNIKKLMKGDLIEIVSDQIRRATTLLKGHKSVLDVQAFGDRLNVVLENSKRDYPIVEETLRNANITITERRNISPSLENIFISLMSRQNN; this is translated from the coding sequence ATGACGGAAAACGCAATTGATATACGAGGATTGACTAAGAAATTCGACAACATTATTGCGGTCAACGATTTCAATCTGACGATCCGGCAAGGTGAGATGTTTGGTTTAGTTGGACCGGATGGCGCAGGAAAAACCACTCTATTCCGTATGCTCACAGGTATTCTTCTTCCAACATCAGGTGAAGCTGAATTGCTTGGATTCGATCTAATCAAACAAACGAAGGAAATAAACAAAGAAATCGGATACCTCTCTCAACGTTTCAGTCTTTATGGCGATTTGACTATCGACGAGAACATTGAGTTCTTTGCCGAAATAAACGGAGTAGAGAATTATAAAAAACGGCGCGAGGAATTGCTCGAGTTTACCCGGCTTACTCCTTTTCGAAAAAGATTAGCCGATCAACTTTCCGGCGGTATGAAACAGAAGTTAGCACTCGCTTGTACGCTAATTCATAAACCCAAAATTATATTCTTAGACGAACCAACTACCGGAGTTGATCCGGTATCACGGAGAGATTTTTGGAAAATTCTTTCGAGTTTGCTCGAATCGAATATCACCATCGTTATGAGCACACCTTATTTAGATGAAGCCGAGCGATGCGGAAGAGTTGCGCTGATGAATCAGGGTAAAGTTATGGTTGTCGATACGCCCCCAAATATTAAAAAATTGATGAAAGGCGATCTCATCGAAATCGTCTCCGACCAGATTCGGCGCGCGACAACTTTATTAAAGGGGCACAAATCGGTGTTGGATGTTCAGGCATTCGGAGATCGTCTCAATGTTGTGCTTGAAAACAGCAAGAGGGATTACCCGATTGTCGAAGAAACGCTTCGTAATGCAAATATCACGATTACCGAGCGACGGAATATTTCTCCATCATTAGAGAACATTTTTATCTCACTGATGTCACGGCAAAATAATTGA